One region of Esox lucius isolate fEsoLuc1 chromosome 17, fEsoLuc1.pri, whole genome shotgun sequence genomic DNA includes:
- the rpl32 gene encoding 60S ribosomal protein L32, producing MAALRPLQRPKIVKKRVKKFIRHQSDRYVKVKQNWRKPRGIDNRVRRRFKGQMLMPNIGYGSNNNTKHMLPSGFRKFLVHNIRELEVLMMSNKTHAAEIAHNVSSKNRKLIVERAAQLAIKITNPNARLRSEENE from the exons ATGGCAGCTCTCAGGCCACTGCAAAGGCCAAAGATTGTCAAAAAGCGGGTGAAGAAGTTCATCAGACATCAGTCAGACCGTTATGTTAAAGTCAAG CAAAACTGGCGAAAACCCCGGGGTATTGACAACAGGGTGCGCCGGCGTTTCAAGGGCCAGATGTTGATGCCCAACATCGGTTAtggcagcaacaacaacacaaaacacatgctGCCATCTGGTTTCCGGAAGTTCCTGGTGCACAACATCCGAGAACTGGAAGTTCTGATGATGAGTAACAA AACACATGCTGCAGAAATAGCCCACAATGTGTCATCTAAAAACAGAAAGCTGATTGTGGAGCGTGCAGCTCAGTTGGCCATTAAAATCACCAACCCAAATGCCAGGCTCCGCAGCGAGGAAAATGAATGA